A window of Novosphingobium terrae contains these coding sequences:
- a CDS encoding MFS transporter, with the protein MTAAVALEAPPKPAPSPAPVWNLRIATGLGGVLLAAMMSGLNDRVGGLALADIAGARGLATDDAHLLSTIYEGAQLAAMPVASWLAGTFSLRRFHLAITGVFLLCAVLLPLAPDLGWMMGLRAVQGLAGGAMIPLLMSAALRFLPPAIKLQGLGFYSLTATFSPNLALWLAATWIDGLGDWRLAYWQVIPAALAVLWAIWWGLPQDPLRLERLREMDLPALLAGPSGLMLLAFALEEGERLDWFHSPLIAGSFTAGLALIALFLVSEWFHPAPFVKLQLMGRRNYGLGMPVFLAMLVVIIAAALLPAVQLGEAQGFRPQQIAPIGLIIALPQLALAPLVSWLLYRRWVDARQVMALGLLLIGLSCWIASGVTGDWMVRQFWLAQALQTLGQPLSVVAFLYLAVGVIGPAEAPYVSGLINTLKTLASVIGAVLVERLLLVSASAHLRGFADRAGMLGDHAPGLFEQVHAQSATLAVADAYRAAALLALLLIPPTLCLTYVAPPAPPSKD; encoded by the coding sequence ATGACGGCTGCAGTGGCGCTGGAGGCACCGCCGAAACCCGCCCCCTCGCCAGCTCCGGTCTGGAACCTGCGCATCGCCACCGGGCTGGGCGGGGTGCTGCTGGCGGCGATGATGTCCGGGCTGAACGACCGGGTCGGCGGGCTGGCGCTTGCCGATATCGCCGGAGCGCGCGGACTGGCCACGGATGATGCCCATCTGCTCAGCACCATTTATGAAGGGGCGCAGCTGGCGGCGATGCCGGTGGCCTCATGGCTGGCGGGCACCTTCTCGCTGCGGCGCTTTCATCTGGCGATCACCGGTGTCTTTCTGCTCTGCGCGGTGCTGCTGCCGCTGGCGCCCGATCTGGGCTGGATGATGGGCCTGCGCGCGGTGCAGGGGCTGGCCGGAGGCGCGATGATCCCGCTGCTGATGAGCGCCGCCCTGCGCTTTCTGCCCCCGGCGATCAAGCTGCAGGGTCTGGGCTTCTATTCGCTGACGGCCACCTTCTCCCCCAATCTGGCGCTCTGGCTCGCCGCGACATGGATCGACGGGCTGGGAGACTGGCGTCTGGCCTATTGGCAGGTGATCCCTGCCGCTCTGGCCGTGCTTTGGGCCATCTGGTGGGGCCTGCCTCAAGACCCGCTGCGCCTTGAGCGGCTGCGCGAGATGGACTTGCCCGCCTTGCTGGCCGGCCCCTCCGGGCTGATGCTGCTGGCCTTTGCGCTGGAAGAGGGCGAGCGGCTGGACTGGTTCCACAGCCCGCTGATTGCCGGAAGCTTCACCGCCGGGCTGGCGCTGATCGCGCTGTTTCTGGTCAGCGAGTGGTTTCATCCGGCGCCCTTTGTGAAGCTGCAGTTGATGGGCCGCCGCAACTATGGCCTTGGCATGCCGGTGTTCCTGGCCATGCTGGTGGTGATTATTGCCGCCGCGCTGCTGCCTGCCGTGCAGCTGGGCGAGGCGCAGGGCTTCCGCCCGCAGCAGATCGCGCCGATCGGCCTGATCATTGCCCTGCCGCAGCTGGCTCTGGCGCCGCTGGTTTCATGGCTGCTCTATCGGCGCTGGGTGGATGCGCGGCAGGTGATGGCGCTTGGTCTGCTGCTGATCGGCCTTTCCTGCTGGATCGCCTCGGGCGTGACCGGGGACTGGATGGTGCGCCAGTTCTGGCTGGCGCAGGCGTTGCAGACGCTTGGCCAGCCGCTGTCCGTGGTGGCTTTCCTCTATCTGGCCGTGGGCGTGATCGGGCCTGCCGAGGCGCCCTATGTCTCGGGTCTGATCAACACGCTCAAGACCTTGGCCTCGGTGATCGGGGCGGTGCTGGTCGAAAGGCTGCTGCTGGTGAGCGCCTCTGCCCATCTGCGCGGCTTTGCCGACCGTGCTGGCATGCTGGGCGACCATGCCCCGGGCCTGTTCGAACAGGTGCATGCCCAGTCCGCCACGCTGGCCGTGGCCGACGCCTATCGCGCTGCCGCTTTGCTGGCCCTGCTGCTGATCCCGCCGACGCTGTGCCTCACTTATGTCGCGCCTCCCGCGCCTCCCTCGAAGGATTGA
- a CDS encoding efflux transporter outer membrane subunit, with translation MLPDDIAPRSALTASLCALGIAAALSGCTAGPDFKAPTALPPPRATVVAASALPGQAAPTPAWWQGFGDGTLDALEKQVLSGNLDLAEAGTRIGRARAALRIAGAAGLPQAGAGASYQRERASPKGILSLTGSGSPANEDAGGTAAFGSTTLPASNSSEYDLFQAGVDASWELDLWGKARRLREGSRALAQAAWFDREALQVSLSAEVARTYLHLRATEAQLAILRDNRAAVEQGQRIAEKRLDRGATTRFDAATAGTQLAAIDAQLPALERAAAQARNALALLAGLEPHALDSMLASPARTLPEIAAAPPPILPSDLARRRPDILAAEASLHAATADIGSAKADFYPSVSLGGSLGFQALNLSNLPLWDARQFVLGPILRLPIFQGGRLAGQLDLAKANQQAAAIHYRATVLRAWHEIDDAIEEVRTSEAQMAAAKTGVDQSRVAAHVAQRRYQAGATGYLAVLIAQRARLDREADYVASRQAHNDALVALYKAIGGGWTPPAAPEHGA, from the coding sequence ATGCTCCCGGATGATATCGCCCCGCGCAGCGCCCTGACCGCCAGCCTCTGCGCCCTCGGCATAGCGGCAGCCCTGAGCGGATGCACGGCGGGCCCTGATTTCAAGGCGCCGACCGCCTTGCCGCCTCCCCGCGCGACCGTCGTTGCGGCCAGTGCCCTGCCCGGGCAGGCCGCACCCACGCCAGCGTGGTGGCAGGGTTTTGGCGATGGCACGCTCGATGCGCTGGAAAAGCAGGTGCTGTCCGGCAATCTCGATCTGGCGGAGGCCGGAACGCGCATTGGCCGGGCACGGGCCGCGCTGCGGATCGCCGGGGCGGCGGGACTGCCTCAGGCGGGGGCAGGGGCCTCCTATCAGCGGGAAAGGGCCAGCCCCAAGGGCATTCTCTCGCTGACCGGTTCGGGCAGCCCGGCCAATGAAGACGCCGGGGGCACGGCCGCTTTCGGTTCCACCACGCTGCCCGCCAGCAACTCCAGCGAGTATGATCTGTTTCAGGCCGGTGTCGATGCCAGCTGGGAACTCGATCTCTGGGGCAAGGCGCGACGTCTGCGTGAGGGCAGCCGCGCTCTGGCGCAGGCGGCGTGGTTTGATCGTGAGGCCCTGCAGGTCTCGCTCAGCGCCGAGGTGGCCCGCACCTATCTCCATCTGCGCGCCACGGAGGCGCAGCTGGCGATCCTGCGCGACAATCGCGCGGCGGTGGAGCAAGGGCAGCGCATCGCGGAAAAGCGCCTCGATCGCGGCGCGACCACCCGCTTCGATGCCGCCACGGCAGGCACGCAACTGGCCGCCATCGATGCGCAATTGCCCGCGCTGGAACGCGCGGCGGCACAAGCCCGCAATGCGCTGGCCCTGCTGGCGGGGCTGGAGCCTCATGCGCTCGATTCCATGCTGGCCAGCCCGGCCCGGACCCTGCCCGAGATTGCCGCGGCGCCGCCCCCCATCCTGCCCTCCGATCTGGCGCGGCGGAGGCCCGATATCCTCGCGGCGGAGGCCAGCCTGCATGCGGCCACGGCTGACATCGGCAGCGCGAAGGCCGATTTCTACCCTTCGGTCTCGCTGGGGGGCAGTCTGGGGTTTCAGGCGTTGAACCTCAGCAATCTGCCGCTGTGGGATGCGCGGCAATTTGTGCTGGGGCCGATCCTGCGCCTGCCGATCTTTCAGGGCGGGCGACTGGCGGGGCAGCTGGACCTTGCCAAGGCCAATCAGCAGGCCGCTGCCATCCATTACCGCGCCACGGTGCTGCGCGCCTGGCATGAGATCGACGATGCCATCGAAGAAGTCCGCACCAGCGAGGCGCAGATGGCCGCCGCGAAAACCGGCGTCGATCAGAGCCGGGTGGCGGCTCATGTAGCGCAGCGGCGCTATCAGGCCGGCGCGACCGGCTATCTGGCCGTGCTGATCGCCCAGCGCGCGAGGCTGGATCGTGAGGCTGATTATGTGGCCTCCCGGCAGGCCCATAATGACGCGCTGGTGGCGCTCTACAAGGCCATCGGCGGCGGATGGACGCCCCCTGCCGCGCCGGAGCATGGCGCATGA
- a CDS encoding AraC family transcriptional regulator, with protein MPWPDTDQLFEPQDAPRAVSAMGMEMVTQGWEKEPHAHRKAQLVLAVRGLITCDVAKGRWLVPPQGALWIPSGVLHSMKAVGALELYCLFIAPDLAEALPRECCAMAISPLLRELVIEVSRLPVLYDPQGRAAPLIRTMLNTLEEAPIEHLHLPMPADPRLRRLADALAADPADRATIALWAQRIGMSERSLHRLIQKETGMSFLRWRQQFQIMLALEQLAQGVAVQTIALDLGYESASAFITMFRKILGQSPGKYLETRVIA; from the coding sequence ATGCCATGGCCCGACACCGATCAACTCTTCGAGCCGCAGGATGCACCCCGTGCCGTTTCGGCCATGGGCATGGAGATGGTCACGCAGGGTTGGGAAAAAGAGCCCCATGCCCATCGTAAGGCGCAGCTGGTGCTGGCGGTGCGCGGGCTGATCACCTGCGATGTGGCGAAGGGTCGGTGGCTGGTGCCGCCGCAGGGCGCCCTGTGGATTCCCAGCGGGGTGCTTCACAGCATGAAGGCGGTGGGGGCGCTTGAACTCTACTGCCTGTTTATCGCGCCCGATCTGGCCGAGGCACTGCCGCGCGAATGCTGTGCCATGGCGATCTCGCCCCTGCTGCGCGAGCTGGTGATCGAGGTCTCGCGCCTGCCGGTGCTTTATGATCCGCAAGGCCGTGCCGCACCGCTGATCCGCACCATGCTCAACACGCTGGAGGAGGCGCCCATCGAGCATCTCCATCTGCCGATGCCCGCAGATCCGCGCTTGCGCCGCCTCGCCGATGCGCTGGCCGCCGATCCGGCGGACCGGGCGACCATCGCCCTCTGGGCCCAGCGCATCGGCATGAGCGAGCGCAGCCTGCATCGCCTGATCCAGAAGGAAACGGGCATGAGTTTCCTGCGCTGGCGCCAGCAGTTCCAGATCATGCTGGCGCTGGAGCAACTGGCGCAAGGCGTGGCGGTTCAGACCATCGCGCTGGATCTGGGCTATGAAAGCGCCAGCGCCTTTATCACCATGTTCAGGAAGATTTTGGGCCAATCGCCGGGGAAATATCTGGAAACCCGCGTCATCGCGTGA